Proteins from a genomic interval of Candidatus Bathyarchaeota archaeon:
- a CDS encoding right-handed parallel beta-helix repeat-containing protein, with protein MRRVALIAILILFLSLPVAVSITGYSNVTVSAAKNMIDSNPSLVVLDVRTQSEYDSGHIRNAKHIPVGELEGRLDELETADEILVYCRSGGRSATASQILAENGFSQVFNMLGGITAWIDAGYPIYVKYSSIQEAINSADGGDTIYVSSGTYYENVVVNKSVSLIGEDKNTTIIDGDQTGTVVRVTEDNVTIKGFTIQSGEVGLDLNSNNNTVASNKFRSHGLQETDIITDLEIHQDAPASPVWRFLYDLINGSYTEFIELTTETPIIGVKASGHSDVVELLLGLFHDENEDGVPQLHEFTGFASRGHEAWAYLFDPPKGRYIIKVRGNNVTGDPGHFDREIIKFKGYGIGVHNSSNNVFSENLITENYAGLYIQSCSSVMIRMNDVTRNVGGIIGGNLTDSIFYTNKIHHNNSSDDFSIGILLRASKNIDLTNNQLSFNMFGISLWNSSYIDIIENDFYSHVGSSIGLHSSSDNNIVNNNISKVSVLDGIRLMFSSRNNLEGNGISESEHSGILLWYDCINNTVIDNNIRLSGIQGVSHGHGIEVLLSSNNVFADNVISHSRVQGIIMIEASNNNFTGNLISSNWDGIILWSCNENWIYHNNIIDNLGQQGYDDTGDNHWDNGYEGNYWSNYSGTDLDGDGIGDTYLPWEEVDNYPLMNLYWNPADINHDLKVDIYDVVLACSAYASTPSDPHWNPHCDIAEPYEIIDIYDIVMIAGSYGEEYNP; from the coding sequence ATGAGAAGAGTAGCTCTAATTGCGATTCTGATTTTGTTCTTATCTTTGCCTGTTGCGGTGTCGATTACTGGTTACTCTAATGTTACAGTTTCAGCAGCAAAAAACATGATTGACTCCAATCCTTCTTTAGTGGTGTTAGATGTTAGAACTCAGAGTGAGTACGATTCTGGACACATCAGAAATGCAAAGCATATCCCAGTTGGAGAATTAGAAGGGAGATTAGACGAGTTAGAGACTGCTGATGAAATTTTGGTTTACTGTAGGTCTGGAGGAAGAAGTGCCACTGCAAGTCAGATTCTTGCGGAAAATGGCTTCTCTCAGGTCTTCAACATGCTAGGAGGAATAACAGCATGGATAGATGCGGGATACCCAATATACGTCAAATACTCTTCCATCCAAGAAGCTATAAACAGTGCAGATGGAGGAGACACAATTTATGTTTCTTCAGGAACATACTACGAAAATGTGGTGGTGAACAAGAGCGTTTCATTGATTGGGGAAGACAAAAACACCACAATAATTGATGGTGACCAAACTGGGACCGTTGTTAGAGTAACAGAGGATAATGTGACTATCAAAGGATTTACAATCCAGAGCGGAGAAGTTGGTTTGGACCTGAACAGCAATAATAACACAGTAGCCTCCAATAAGTTTAGGTCTCATGGTCTACAAGAAACAGACATAATAACTGATTTGGAGATTCATCAAGATGCACCAGCATCTCCTGTTTGGAGGTTCTTGTACGACCTAATTAACGGGAGTTACACTGAGTTCATAGAATTGACAACTGAGACTCCTATCATCGGTGTGAAAGCCTCTGGCCATTCTGACGTAGTGGAGCTTTTACTTGGACTCTTCCACGATGAGAACGAAGACGGTGTCCCACAGCTCCATGAATTTACTGGATTTGCAAGTCGAGGTCATGAAGCCTGGGCCTATCTTTTTGATCCTCCAAAAGGTCGGTACATTATCAAAGTTCGAGGAAATAATGTGACAGGAGATCCTGGGCACTTTGACAGGGAGATAATAAAGTTTAAAGGCTATGGAATAGGGGTTCACAATTCTTCCAATAATGTTTTCTCAGAGAACCTGATTACAGAAAACTATGCAGGGTTGTATATCCAATCTTGTTCGAGCGTGATGATACGTATGAACGATGTGACTCGAAATGTAGGAGGCATCATTGGTGGGAATTTGACGGATAGCATCTTTTATACTAATAAAATTCACCACAACAATTCTAGCGATGATTTTAGCATTGGAATTTTACTTAGAGCTTCCAAAAACATTGATCTGACTAACAACCAACTGTCCTTCAATATGTTTGGGATAAGCCTATGGAATTCATCCTACATTGACATTATTGAAAACGATTTCTATTCACACGTTGGCTCAAGTATTGGACTTCACTCTTCGTCTGACAATAACATAGTAAATAACAATATATCGAAAGTGAGCGTACTTGATGGCATTAGGTTAATGTTTTCTTCAAGGAACAACCTAGAGGGAAATGGCATATCCGAAAGCGAACACTCTGGGATACTACTGTGGTATGACTGCATCAACAACACCGTCATAGACAATAACATACGACTAAGCGGAATTCAAGGCGTCAGCCATGGACATGGTATTGAAGTTCTTTTGTCATCCAACAATGTTTTTGCAGACAATGTAATTTCACATTCACGTGTACAAGGTATTATTATGATCGAGGCATCTAACAACAACTTCACAGGAAACCTCATTTCTTCAAACTGGGATGGAATTATATTATGGTCATGCAATGAAAATTGGATTTACCACAATAATATTATTGACAATTTGGGTCAACAAGGTTACGATGACACAGGCGACAATCATTGGGATAACGGATATGAAGGCAACTACTGGAGCAACTATAGCGGCACTGACTTAGACGGAGATGGGATAGGTGACACGTATCTTCCTTGGGAAGAAGTAGACAATTATCCTTTGATGAACCTTTACTGGAATCCAGCAGATATCAACCATGACTTGAAAGTAGATATTTATGATGTTGTTTTGGCTTGTAGTGCCTATGCTTCTACTCCTTCAGACCCACACTGGAACCCACACTGTGACATTGCAGAACCTTATGAAATCATAGACATTTACGATATTGTTATGATAGCTGGAAGTTATGGAGAAGAATACAATCCTTAA
- a CDS encoding cold shock domain-containing protein, with protein MTEGTVVRWLDGRGYGFIKCEDGKEIFVHNSDIQGKSSLREGEKVEFEVTDTGRGPRAVKVKPISE; from the coding sequence GTGACAGAGGGTACAGTGGTGAGATGGCTCGACGGGAGAGGCTACGGGTTCATTAAATGCGAAGATGGCAAAGAAATCTTTGTTCATAACTCGGATATCCAGGGCAAAAGCAGCCTCAGAGAAGGAGAAAAAGTAGAGTTCGAAGTGACAGACACAGGTAGAGGACCGAGAGCCGTCAAAGTTAAACCGATTTCTGAATAA
- a CDS encoding 50S ribosome-binding GTPase has product MLEEYLVFTGRPNAGKSSIIREIVGLDVVTGKRPGTTRKISKHPLNSGLVLVDMPGFGRIMGVSKRLENMRKNRIIDFLESNAQNIALAIHVLDISTFLEISWRLEKKGIISIDVEMIQFLAKTLREFPLVAANKIDKTDKKEIDANLKEFMHRISNGHISAVADKVFPVSAKTGEGLSALKSAIHEKLVAKGYRTPFKVR; this is encoded by the coding sequence ATGCTTGAGGAGTATTTAGTTTTCACTGGAAGACCTAATGCAGGTAAGAGCAGCATCATCAGAGAAATTGTAGGCTTAGATGTAGTAACCGGAAAGCGTCCGGGAACAACACGAAAAATATCGAAGCACCCTTTAAACAGTGGCCTAGTTCTTGTGGACATGCCTGGTTTTGGCAGGATCATGGGTGTCTCTAAGCGCTTAGAGAATATGAGGAAGAATCGGATCATCGATTTCTTAGAGTCTAACGCTCAAAACATAGCCTTAGCTATCCACGTTCTCGACATATCCACGTTCCTAGAAATATCATGGCGTTTGGAAAAGAAGGGGATAATCTCGATAGATGTTGAGATGATCCAGTTTCTAGCTAAGACGTTACGTGAGTTTCCCTTGGTGGCGGCTAACAAAATAGATAAGACCGATAAGAAGGAAATAGATGCTAACCTAAAAGAGTTCATGCACAGGATCAGCAACGGACATATCTCAGCTGTTGCGGATAAAGTGTTCCCAGTGAGTGCAAAGACTGGAGAAGGATTAAGCGCCTTAAAGAGCGCGATTCACGAGAAGTTGGTAGCAAAGGGGTATAGAACGCCGTTTAAAGTGCGATGA
- the nrdD gene encoding anaerobic ribonucleoside-triphosphate reductase: MKETGLSDEVADKIALDIADRINTLDLEFLSGPLIREFVCVALLENNFERPRARYTRLGIPLFDVEKLIRAGDKENANLQHNPETIHKLAADAIFDQYALLNCLPPHLADAHIAGAIHIHDLEYFATRPFCQEHDLRFFLRKGLIVDGEGVHTAVAGPAKHAEVAILHAAKALAAAQTNWAGGQGYDFFNVWLAPFVRGLSYDRMKQLAQMYIYEMSQMYVARGGQTVFSSIALECAVPKIIWDVPVLLPGGKVSGSETYLDYYDEANAFFNAILDVYMGGDYLGKPFNFPKCEVKLRREYLDKFEDEYIKVAALASKFGTPYFLNLCPDYMPDIVNSQCCRLIFTPDSDELKDFHKGAMRMGSLQVVTVNLPRLAYEAGGNDDRLFELLDERMDMAKDVLFIKRDVVKDRLEGGTLPFCAMDCFGEPYLNVDKQVLNVGFVGLNELLKAHLGAEMHEDPNAWRFGLRVIRHMAERVNDYAEETGYRFGCIQTPAESCAHRLALVDRRLFGEKAVVQGDVGNGGIYYTNSSHIRPSARIPLLERIRVESSFHPLTKGGAILHVFLGESNPSPKAVWSLIRRIATESLAAYFAFTRDMTICRKCNNVEANLQVRCKRCGAEGNDLEHWSRITGYYQQLRGWNAGKVQEFKDRHRYVV, encoded by the coding sequence ATGAAAGAAACAGGGCTTTCAGACGAAGTTGCAGATAAAATAGCCCTAGACATTGCAGATCGGATAAACACCTTAGATCTAGAGTTTTTGTCTGGTCCGCTAATTCGAGAGTTTGTCTGCGTAGCATTATTAGAGAACAATTTTGAACGACCCAGAGCTAGATACACCAGACTCGGTATTCCACTGTTTGATGTCGAAAAACTCATCCGCGCTGGTGACAAAGAGAATGCTAATCTCCAACACAATCCGGAAACAATTCACAAGCTTGCCGCCGACGCCATTTTTGACCAATACGCGTTGTTAAACTGTTTGCCACCGCATTTGGCAGACGCTCACATTGCCGGCGCCATTCACATCCATGATCTTGAGTACTTCGCAACTAGGCCCTTCTGCCAAGAGCATGACCTACGCTTCTTTCTTAGAAAAGGTTTGATTGTCGACGGTGAAGGCGTGCATACGGCTGTGGCTGGTCCTGCGAAGCATGCGGAGGTGGCAATTTTGCACGCAGCCAAGGCTTTAGCGGCGGCACAAACGAATTGGGCGGGCGGACAAGGCTATGACTTTTTCAACGTATGGCTTGCACCATTCGTGAGAGGTTTGTCATATGATCGTATGAAGCAGCTAGCGCAGATGTACATCTACGAGATGTCACAGATGTACGTCGCACGGGGTGGCCAGACGGTTTTTTCTTCCATTGCTTTAGAGTGTGCAGTGCCCAAGATTATTTGGGATGTGCCTGTGCTTTTGCCCGGTGGAAAAGTCAGTGGATCGGAGACCTACCTTGACTATTATGACGAGGCTAATGCCTTCTTTAATGCTATCCTCGACGTTTACATGGGCGGAGACTATTTGGGGAAACCGTTCAACTTCCCCAAGTGTGAAGTGAAGTTGCGACGAGAATATTTGGATAAGTTTGAAGATGAATATATTAAAGTGGCTGCATTGGCGTCCAAGTTTGGAACCCCGTACTTCCTCAACCTTTGCCCTGACTATATGCCTGACATTGTGAATAGTCAATGTTGCAGGTTGATCTTTACGCCTGACAGTGACGAGTTGAAAGACTTTCATAAGGGCGCTATGCGGATGGGGAGCTTGCAGGTTGTGACTGTTAATTTGCCGAGGTTGGCTTATGAGGCTGGGGGAAATGATGATCGGTTGTTTGAGCTTTTAGATGAACGTATGGACATGGCTAAGGATGTACTTTTCATTAAGCGGGACGTTGTTAAAGATAGACTGGAGGGAGGTACGCTGCCGTTTTGTGCCATGGACTGCTTTGGCGAGCCCTATCTAAACGTGGACAAACAAGTGTTGAACGTGGGCTTTGTAGGTTTGAATGAGCTGTTAAAGGCACATTTGGGTGCGGAGATGCATGAAGACCCTAACGCGTGGCGTTTTGGATTGCGAGTAATTAGGCACATGGCTGAGCGGGTGAACGACTATGCGGAAGAGACAGGTTATCGGTTTGGATGTATTCAAACCCCCGCAGAAAGTTGTGCGCACAGGTTAGCTTTGGTTGATCGTAGGCTGTTTGGAGAAAAGGCAGTTGTGCAGGGCGATGTTGGCAATGGGGGCATTTACTATACCAATAGTTCTCATATTCGACCGTCAGCTAGGATTCCACTATTGGAGCGGATTAGGGTTGAGTCGAGTTTTCATCCATTGACTAAAGGCGGCGCGATCTTGCATGTTTTTCTCGGGGAGAGCAACCCATCGCCCAAGGCGGTTTGGAGCTTGATTAGGCGGATTGCAACAGAGTCGTTGGCAGCTTATTTTGCCTTCACCCGAGATATGACGATTTGCCGGAAGTGCAATAATGTGGAGGCTAATTTGCAGGTTAGATGCAAGCGTTGCGGGGCAGAGGGTAATGATTTGGAGCATTGGTCCAGGATTACAGGGTATTATCAGCAGCTGCGGGGTTGGAATGCGGGCAAGGTGCAAGAGTTCAAAGACAGACACAGATACGTAGTATAG
- a CDS encoding ArsR family transcriptional regulator: MPNPKLRSIHKAGIQVLKAISAQIRIQILNLLLEHGPLSYTEIMNYLKLDATRDAGRFAYHLKSLLKADLIEPDVETKNYRLTDLGRRIIEITDEIEDKTYKRRKMLIRTSRLSIEEFDRNKITKSLIKEANVPTDIAQKIARETEKRLQQFKTKYLTAPLIREIVNTILLEKHHEDYRHKLTRLGLPVHEVTRLIDAPRPNVEAVHKAAGNAVIEEYTLLNILPRNISDAHLSGKLHLYNLGTWILKPNEITHSLPYFFHAFKPKTLEAALNVTTNIIQNSATEITGLQSLDDFNIYLAPYTKDVASNKIKELLRLFIKNLNQTTPTPTTICLELSAEKSTLYANETQQLALLLLETLAEENKTYPLQNPKIIIKTRQETLKNAEAESLLHGAHKLAATSVLIYFANLCPDNQKNATYTASGLRLADEWLQDWELDTQRAGNLDLVSINLPRVSYDARGDEDKFLELLNEQLDLVSQALEIKYQTVKKRTEQNLLPYLMQKTNGDQYFRLENTTRTIVLIGLNEAVRTLIGKELAEDYGKAFVVTERILKHINSYTKKHAKKPKTRLTTAIIPNRKAAKRLARLDVEEYGWGVVKTLGTKEQPYYSDTNTLFLIEEEQLSLEERIHQLTPGGHLALIETEDEQLYAEELLIKTKQLVTKDIGFFAYHLSLTHCHHCKTTSHGTHLKCPNCSSTSIITLTHY; the protein is encoded by the coding sequence ATGCCTAACCCAAAACTTCGCAGCATCCACAAGGCCGGCATCCAAGTACTTAAAGCAATATCAGCACAAATACGTATACAAATCTTAAACTTACTCTTGGAACATGGTCCCTTATCCTACACAGAGATCATGAATTACCTAAAACTTGATGCCACCCGCGACGCTGGACGCTTCGCCTACCACCTCAAATCCCTCTTAAAAGCCGACCTAATTGAACCCGACGTGGAAACCAAAAACTACCGCCTGACAGACCTTGGCAGACGCATCATCGAAATCACCGACGAAATAGAAGATAAAACATACAAACGCAGAAAAATGCTCATCCGCACATCCCGCCTTTCCATAGAAGAATTCGACAGAAACAAAATCACCAAATCCCTAATCAAGGAGGCTAATGTTCCAACAGATATCGCCCAAAAAATCGCCCGAGAAACAGAAAAACGCCTCCAACAATTCAAGACCAAATACTTGACAGCGCCCCTCATCCGTGAAATCGTCAACACAATTCTCCTAGAAAAACACCACGAAGACTACCGCCACAAACTCACACGCCTAGGCCTACCCGTGCACGAAGTTACTCGGCTAATCGATGCGCCACGACCAAACGTAGAAGCAGTTCACAAAGCGGCAGGCAACGCAGTTATAGAAGAATATACGCTTCTAAACATCCTACCTCGCAACATCTCGGACGCTCATCTAAGCGGCAAACTACACCTCTACAACCTCGGAACATGGATACTAAAACCAAACGAAATCACTCACAGCCTTCCATACTTCTTTCACGCCTTCAAGCCAAAAACCCTTGAAGCAGCCCTCAACGTCACAACAAACATCATCCAAAACAGTGCGACAGAAATAACAGGGCTACAGAGCTTAGACGATTTCAACATCTACTTAGCCCCTTACACAAAGGATGTAGCCTCTAATAAAATCAAAGAACTTCTACGTCTCTTCATCAAGAACCTAAACCAAACAACTCCAACACCTACAACAATATGCCTAGAGCTTTCGGCAGAAAAGAGCACTCTGTACGCCAACGAAACTCAACAACTCGCCCTCTTATTGCTAGAAACATTAGCTGAAGAAAACAAGACGTATCCTTTGCAGAACCCGAAAATAATTATAAAAACACGACAAGAAACCCTCAAAAACGCCGAAGCAGAGAGTTTGCTTCATGGAGCACACAAGCTCGCCGCAACAAGCGTTCTCATATACTTTGCCAACCTGTGCCCCGACAACCAAAAAAACGCTACGTACACGGCTTCTGGTTTGAGACTGGCAGATGAATGGCTCCAAGACTGGGAACTCGACACTCAACGAGCAGGAAATCTAGATCTCGTTAGCATTAATCTACCTAGAGTTTCCTATGACGCCAGAGGAGATGAAGACAAATTCCTTGAACTCCTGAACGAGCAACTTGACTTGGTTAGCCAAGCCTTAGAAATCAAATATCAAACGGTTAAGAAGCGGACCGAGCAAAATCTCCTGCCTTATCTGATGCAGAAAACAAATGGTGACCAATACTTCAGACTGGAAAATACAACACGAACAATAGTATTGATAGGGCTAAACGAAGCAGTTCGAACATTAATTGGCAAAGAATTGGCTGAAGATTACGGGAAAGCTTTTGTAGTGACGGAAAGAATTTTGAAGCACATCAACTCCTACACGAAGAAACATGCTAAAAAACCAAAAACTCGATTGACGACAGCCATTATCCCCAACAGAAAGGCGGCAAAGAGGCTTGCGAGACTAGACGTAGAGGAATATGGGTGGGGGGTTGTCAAAACCCTAGGCACTAAGGAACAACCTTACTACTCAGACACAAACACGCTTTTCCTCATCGAAGAAGAACAACTCAGCCTAGAAGAACGAATACATCAACTAACCCCCGGCGGTCACTTGGCCCTTATAGAAACTGAAGATGAGCAACTCTATGCAGAGGAGCTTCTGATTAAAACAAAGCAACTCGTTACAAAGGACATAGGTTTCTTCGCCTATCACCTCTCTCTCACACATTGTCACCACTGCAAAACTACATCACACGGAACCCATCTAAAATGCCCAAACTGTAGCTCAACAAGCATCATCACTTTAACACATTACTAG
- the cofE gene encoding coenzyme F420-0:L-glutamate ligase: protein MQAFSLETSLIKPKDNIVSMLIQAVKRRNLKLEDKDVIAISSKAVAMAQGRIVELHQVTPSKEARALAEKHSLQPQFAELIIQEAEQIYGGVEKAVLTLKNGILTVNAGIDRKNAPSGHVVLWPLDPQQHVENIRNEIRQKAGKRVGVLVVDSDVAPLRMGTRGLAVAVTGFEPVKDCRDEKDLFQKPLLITRHAIADDLASLAHLLMGETSEKTPFVLIRDAPVTFTDEKVSPEETEISSDKCVYASAFKISAANLETVNP, encoded by the coding sequence ATGCAAGCTTTTTCCCTCGAAACATCGCTCATCAAACCAAAGGATAACATAGTCAGTATGCTTATCCAAGCAGTAAAGAGGCGAAACTTGAAACTGGAAGATAAAGATGTCATAGCAATATCATCAAAAGCCGTAGCGATGGCACAAGGACGAATAGTTGAACTACACCAAGTTACACCTTCCAAGGAGGCAAGAGCCTTAGCCGAAAAACATTCTTTGCAACCACAATTCGCCGAACTAATAATACAAGAAGCTGAACAAATCTACGGGGGAGTTGAAAAAGCGGTTCTTACACTGAAAAATGGAATACTAACTGTAAATGCAGGCATCGACCGTAAAAATGCGCCCTCAGGCCATGTTGTGCTATGGCCGCTAGATCCTCAACAACACGTCGAAAATATTCGAAACGAAATAAGACAAAAAGCTGGAAAAAGGGTGGGGGTTTTAGTGGTAGACAGTGATGTGGCGCCTTTGAGAATGGGTACCAGAGGTTTAGCTGTAGCGGTAACGGGCTTCGAACCAGTAAAAGATTGTCGAGACGAAAAAGATCTCTTCCAAAAACCTTTGTTAATCACTCGACACGCAATAGCAGATGATCTCGCATCCTTAGCTCATTTGCTAATGGGCGAAACAAGCGAGAAAACGCCTTTTGTCCTCATCAGAGATGCACCTGTCACATTTACAGATGAAAAAGTTTCTCCGGAAGAAACGGAGATTTCATCCGATAAATGCGTTTATGCATCTGCCTTTAAGATTTCAGCCGCCAACCTTGAAACCGTAAATCCTTAA
- a CDS encoding ECF transporter S component — MKTNTLALSTKSMTLAIVFASFYTVFSSWNLFPLIGGQGNFIKAGVVMALVIGIILGPWLGVFAVTIGGVIGTFIWQVGPFGPLSFLPHVAAALFAGLLYNNKRWFCGVTYLLLLLIFAFYPVVGPAWLWPPLLWLHVAGLAFLFSPLQPKIGEFLREDRDAFKLAFGVGVTLFLATLFGHVVGSLMFEAIYWPSFISEVGVWKADWQLLTWLYPIERLFIAIAATLIGTGLVKALRIYGFKVGG, encoded by the coding sequence ATGAAAACAAATACATTAGCATTGTCAACAAAGAGTATGACTCTGGCAATTGTTTTTGCGTCGTTTTACACAGTTTTTTCTTCTTGGAATCTATTTCCGTTGATTGGTGGGCAAGGCAACTTCATTAAAGCAGGAGTTGTAATGGCTTTAGTAATTGGAATTATACTTGGTCCTTGGCTCGGAGTTTTTGCAGTAACGATTGGTGGAGTTATTGGGACCTTTATTTGGCAAGTTGGCCCTTTTGGACCACTTAGCTTTTTGCCTCACGTTGCTGCGGCGTTGTTTGCAGGATTACTTTACAACAATAAAAGATGGTTTTGCGGTGTTACGTATCTTCTTTTGCTGCTTATTTTCGCTTTCTACCCAGTTGTGGGGCCTGCTTGGTTGTGGCCTCCCCTTTTGTGGTTGCATGTTGCTGGCTTAGCTTTCTTGTTTTCTCCATTGCAGCCAAAGATTGGTGAGTTTCTGCGTGAGGATAGGGACGCGTTTAAGCTTGCTTTTGGAGTTGGGGTAACGTTGTTTTTAGCAACTCTTTTTGGCCATGTTGTAGGCAGTTTGATGTTTGAAGCTATTTACTGGCCTAGTTTCATTTCCGAGGTTGGTGTTTGGAAAGCTGACTGGCAACTTCTTACGTGGCTGTATCCTATAGAACGGCTGTTCATAGCCATAGCTGCGACGTTGATTGGAACTGGGTTGGTGAAAGCTTTAAGGATTTACGGTTTCAAGGTTGGCGGCTGA
- the psmB gene encoding archaeal proteasome endopeptidase complex subunit beta, which translates to MVEQNQQHPYFLMPGATTLGIVFSEGVLLASEKRVTYGYFVMSKAGKKVFKITDHIGAACAGLVSDMQVLVREAEAHANLFKLDSGRRISVRSAAKVMSNLLFGRRLFPLITQTIIGGVDDDGASIYVLDVLGSVIPDKYAAVGTGAEIAVGVLEENYREDMGLEEVKEMALRAMKSAISRDSMSGNGIDFLIFTKEGIIEESMKFQS; encoded by the coding sequence TTGGTTGAGCAAAATCAGCAACATCCTTACTTTTTGATGCCGGGCGCCACAACATTAGGCATAGTGTTTTCTGAAGGTGTTTTACTTGCCTCTGAAAAACGGGTGACCTATGGCTATTTCGTCATGAGCAAAGCTGGAAAGAAAGTTTTCAAGATAACAGACCACATAGGTGCAGCGTGTGCGGGACTGGTTTCTGACATGCAAGTTCTTGTAAGGGAGGCTGAAGCTCATGCGAACCTTTTCAAATTGGACAGTGGCAGAAGGATATCCGTGAGGTCGGCAGCTAAAGTCATGTCTAACCTTCTTTTTGGTAGGCGGTTGTTTCCGTTAATCACGCAGACTATTATTGGTGGCGTGGATGATGATGGTGCTTCGATTTATGTTTTGGACGTTTTAGGATCTGTGATCCCAGACAAGTACGCTGCGGTGGGTACTGGCGCGGAGATAGCGGTTGGCGTTCTCGAGGAAAATTACAGAGAAGACATGGGCTTGGAAGAGGTTAAGGAGATGGCGCTTCGTGCTATGAAGTCGGCGATTAGTCGGGATTCCATGAGTGGAAACGGGATTGACTTTTTGATTTTCACAAAAGAAGGGATTATCGAAGAGTCGATGAAGTTCCAATCTTAA
- a CDS encoding MGMT family protein: MINLYIQEIDELWCGVALEDDKIFATSFALSERDAFRCLLRELPYNTIFQVALKLNALAEVALGAIKATFYGEDVSFSFQFALTRLTDYGQRVLRLTSLIPTGYVTTYGALAKAAGGSPRSVGRVMATNPFAPLIPCHRVVAADMTLGGYGDGLKTKWDILQRENRKYGKVIEAKINGKALRLFPVGMLKPSK, from the coding sequence ATGATCAACCTTTACATTCAAGAAATCGACGAGTTATGGTGCGGTGTTGCTCTTGAAGACGACAAAATCTTTGCAACATCATTTGCCTTAAGTGAGAGAGACGCTTTTAGATGCCTACTGAGAGAATTGCCTTATAACACAATTTTTCAAGTTGCCCTAAAATTGAACGCGCTTGCTGAGGTAGCTTTAGGGGCGATAAAAGCCACTTTTTACGGCGAAGATGTTTCTTTCAGTTTCCAATTCGCCTTGACTCGCTTAACCGATTATGGTCAGAGAGTGTTGAGGTTAACTTCACTTATTCCCACGGGCTACGTGACGACTTATGGCGCTCTAGCAAAGGCTGCTGGTGGGAGCCCTAGATCTGTTGGGCGGGTGATGGCGACTAACCCTTTCGCGCCTTTAATTCCCTGTCACAGAGTTGTAGCTGCAGATATGACCTTAGGCGGCTACGGCGATGGCTTAAAGACAAAGTGGGATATTTTACAGAGAGAAAACCGAAAATATGGAAAGGTAATTGAGGCTAAAATCAACGGCAAAGCATTACGATTATTTCCAGTTGGCATGCTTAAACCTAGCAAATAA
- a CDS encoding nicotinamide-nucleotide adenylyltransferase: protein MPRGLYIGRFQPFHLGHLHAIKTVLSEVDEVVIVIGSAQYSHRLDNPFTAGERVTMIRKALDEAKISPSKYWIIPIRDMHVHMMWVAEVKGYTPKFEHVYSNEPLTRRLFLEAGFPVKPIPFNKRHLYLATGIRKKMLENKNWTTLVPNSVTEYIRKIDGVERLQDLAKTDKVQQ from the coding sequence ATGCCACGAGGACTTTACATCGGTCGGTTTCAACCCTTCCATTTAGGGCATCTTCACGCAATAAAAACTGTTTTATCTGAAGTCGATGAGGTGGTGATAGTGATTGGCAGCGCCCAATACAGCCACCGATTGGATAATCCCTTCACAGCAGGCGAACGAGTCACTATGATCCGTAAAGCTTTAGACGAAGCCAAAATATCACCCTCAAAATATTGGATTATACCCATTCGTGACATGCACGTTCACATGATGTGGGTTGCAGAAGTCAAAGGCTACACGCCCAAGTTTGAACACGTCTATTCAAATGAACCCCTTACACGACGACTGTTTCTGGAAGCCGGGTTCCCCGTTAAACCGATACCCTTCAACAAACGTCATCTCTACCTAGCTACAGGAATAAGGAAGAAAATGTTGGAAAACAAAAACTGGACAACACTCGTGCCCAACAGCGTTACCGAATATATTAGAAAGATTGACGGCGTAGAAAGACTACAAGACCTAGCTAAAACCGACAAAGTTCAACAATAG